A region of Mycolicibacterium brumae DNA encodes the following proteins:
- the rpsD gene encoding 30S ribosomal protein S4, producing MARYTGPVTRKSRRLGVDLVGGDQSFEKRPYPPGQHGRARIKESEYRLQLQEKQKARFTYGVMEKQFRRYYEEAVRKPGKTGENLLQILESRLDNVVYRAGLARTRRMARQLVSHGHFTVNGVKVDVPSYRVSQYDIVDVRDKSLNTDPFIIARETAGDRPIPSWIQVVGERQRILVHQLPERAQIDVPLTEQLIVELYSK from the coding sequence ATGGCTCGTTACACCGGACCCGTCACCCGCAAGTCGCGCCGCCTCGGCGTCGACCTCGTCGGCGGCGATCAGTCGTTCGAAAAGCGCCCCTACCCGCCCGGCCAGCACGGCCGCGCGCGGATCAAGGAGAGCGAATACCGCCTGCAGCTGCAGGAGAAGCAGAAGGCCCGCTTCACCTACGGCGTGATGGAGAAGCAGTTCCGCCGCTACTACGAGGAAGCGGTTCGCAAGCCGGGTAAGACCGGCGAGAACCTGCTGCAGATCCTGGAGAGCCGGCTGGACAACGTCGTGTACCGCGCCGGTCTGGCGCGCACCCGCCGGATGGCCCGCCAGCTGGTCAGCCACGGGCACTTCACCGTCAACGGCGTGAAGGTCGACGTCCCCAGCTACCGGGTGTCGCAGTACGACATCGTCGACGTCCGCGACAAGTCGCTGAACACCGACCCGTTCATCATCGCCCGGGAGACCGCCGGCGATCGTCCGATCCCGTCCTGGATTCAGGTCGTCGGCGAGCGTCAGCGCATCCTGGTCCACCAGCTGCCCGAGCGCGCACAGATCGACGTGCCGCTGACCGAGCAGCTGATCGTCGAGCTCTACTCGAAGTAA
- the rplQ gene encoding 50S ribosomal protein L17, producing the protein MPKPTKGARFGGSSSHQKALLANLATSLFEHGRITTTEPKARALRPYAEKLITHAKKGALHNRREVMKKIRDKDVVHILFAEIAPFYDDRDGGYTRIVKVGNRKGDNAPMAVIELVKEKTVTSEAERARKAKPAQAAKVEEPKADEAEAPAETPVEAVEAEDEAIADAQTAEVEAEAEAPAEDDAAK; encoded by the coding sequence ATGCCCAAGCCCACCAAGGGCGCCCGCTTCGGCGGATCGTCCTCGCACCAGAAGGCGCTGCTGGCCAACCTGGCCACCTCGCTGTTCGAGCACGGCCGGATCACCACGACCGAGCCGAAGGCCCGGGCGCTGCGGCCGTACGCGGAGAAGCTGATCACGCACGCCAAGAAGGGCGCGCTGCACAACCGCCGCGAGGTCATGAAGAAGATCCGCGACAAGGATGTCGTGCACATCCTGTTCGCCGAGATCGCCCCCTTCTACGACGATCGCGACGGCGGCTACACCCGGATCGTCAAGGTCGGCAACCGCAAGGGCGACAACGCCCCGATGGCGGTCATCGAGCTGGTGAAGGAGAAGACCGTCACCTCCGAGGCCGAGCGGGCCCGCAAGGCCAAGCCGGCCCAGGCCGCCAAGGTTGAGGAGCCCAAGGCCGACGAGGCCGAGGCCCCCGCCGAGACCCCGGTTGAGGCAGTCGAGGCCGAGGACGAGGCCATCGCCGACGCCCAGACCGCCGAGGTCGAGGCCGAGGCCGAGGCGCCCGCCGAGGATGACGCTGCCAAGTAG
- the truA gene encoding tRNA pseudouridine(38-40) synthase TruA: MTLPSSEAKPNMPAPDTGGGHVRLRLDIAYDGTEFAGWATQAGQRTVAGVIEERLAAVFREPVTLRAAGRTDTGVHATGQVAHLDVPEAALVHAYPRTPRPDGEPEFLPLVRRLARFLPPDVRVRDITRAAADFDARFSALRRHYEYRLSTAAYGVDPQRARFVTPWARPLDVDAMNQASAKLLGLRDFAAFCRHREGATTIRELQRLDWERSGQDVIARVSADAFCWNMVRSLVGALLAVGEGRRPPEWIAALLQNDRRSSDFAAAPARGLTLVAVDYPADPELAARSRVTRAVRPQSRRPDSPGPP, translated from the coding sequence ATGACGCTGCCAAGTAGCGAAGCGAAACCGAACATGCCCGCCCCCGACACCGGTGGCGGGCATGTTCGTCTGCGCCTCGACATCGCCTACGACGGAACCGAATTCGCCGGCTGGGCCACCCAGGCCGGTCAGCGCACGGTCGCCGGGGTGATCGAGGAGCGCCTGGCCGCGGTGTTCCGGGAACCGGTGACGCTGCGCGCCGCCGGACGCACCGACACCGGGGTGCACGCCACCGGTCAGGTCGCCCACCTCGATGTCCCCGAGGCCGCCCTCGTGCACGCCTACCCGCGGACGCCGCGCCCGGACGGCGAACCGGAGTTCCTCCCGCTGGTCCGCCGACTCGCCCGCTTCCTGCCACCGGACGTGCGGGTCCGCGACATCACCCGGGCCGCAGCGGATTTCGACGCCCGGTTCTCCGCGTTGCGCCGGCATTACGAGTACCGGCTGAGCACGGCTGCCTACGGCGTCGACCCGCAGCGCGCCCGGTTCGTCACGCCGTGGGCCCGGCCGCTCGACGTCGACGCGATGAACCAGGCGTCGGCGAAACTGTTGGGGCTGCGCGACTTCGCCGCGTTCTGCCGGCATCGCGAGGGCGCCACCACCATCCGGGAACTGCAGCGGCTGGACTGGGAGCGCTCCGGGCAGGATGTCATCGCCCGCGTCAGCGCCGACGCGTTCTGCTGGAACATGGTGCGTTCGCTGGTCGGCGCGCTGCTGGCGGTGGGGGAGGGCCGTCGGCCCCCGGAATGGATCGCCGCGCTGCTCCAAAATGACCGCCGGTCAAGCGATTTCGCCGCCGCACCGGCCCGCGGGCTGACCCTGGTCGCCGTGGACTACCCCGCGGATCCGGAACTGGCCGCGCGCTCGCGCGTCACTAGAGCCGTGCGGCCACAAAGTCGGCGGCCTGATTCACCAGGCCCGCCTTGA
- a CDS encoding DNA-directed RNA polymerase subunit alpha: MLISQRPTLSEETLADNRSQFVIEPLEPGFGYTLGNSLRRTLLSSIPGAAVTSIRIDGVLHEFTTVPGVKEDVTDIILNLKSLVVSSEEDEPVTMYLRKQGPGEVTAADIVPPAGVTVHNPDLHIATLNDKGKLEVELVVERGRGYVPAVQNKASGAEIGRIPVDSIYSPVLKVTYKVEATRVEQRTDFDKLILDVETKNSISPRDALASAGKTLVELFGLARELNVDAEGIEIGPSPQEADHIASFALPIDDLDLTVRSYNCLKREGVHTVGELVARTESDLLDIRNFGQKSIDEVKIKLHQLGLALKDSPATFDPSEVAGYDVATGTWTSDAGYDLDDNQDYAETEQL, encoded by the coding sequence ATGCTGATCTCTCAGCGACCCACCCTCAGCGAAGAGACGCTGGCCGACAACCGGTCCCAGTTCGTCATCGAGCCGTTGGAGCCGGGCTTCGGCTACACCCTCGGCAACTCGCTGCGCCGCACCCTGCTGTCGTCCATCCCGGGCGCGGCGGTCACCAGCATCCGGATCGACGGCGTGCTGCACGAGTTCACCACCGTCCCCGGGGTGAAGGAAGACGTCACCGACATCATCCTGAACCTCAAAAGCCTGGTCGTCTCCTCGGAAGAGGACGAGCCGGTCACCATGTACCTGCGCAAGCAGGGCCCCGGTGAGGTCACCGCCGCCGACATCGTGCCGCCGGCCGGTGTCACCGTGCACAACCCGGATCTGCACATCGCCACCCTGAACGACAAGGGCAAGCTCGAGGTCGAGCTCGTCGTCGAGCGCGGCCGCGGGTACGTCCCGGCCGTGCAGAACAAGGCCTCCGGCGCGGAGATCGGCCGCATCCCGGTCGACTCCATCTACTCGCCGGTGCTGAAGGTCACCTACAAGGTGGAGGCCACCCGCGTCGAGCAGCGCACCGACTTCGACAAGCTGATCCTCGACGTCGAGACCAAGAACTCGATCAGCCCGCGCGACGCCTTGGCGTCGGCCGGCAAGACCCTGGTCGAGCTGTTCGGTCTGGCCCGTGAGCTCAACGTCGACGCCGAGGGCATCGAGATCGGCCCGTCGCCGCAGGAAGCCGACCACATCGCCAGCTTCGCGCTGCCGATCGACGACCTGGACCTGACGGTGCGTTCCTACAACTGCCTCAAGCGCGAGGGTGTGCACACCGTCGGCGAGCTGGTGGCGCGCACGGAGTCCGATCTGCTGGACATCCGCAACTTCGGCCAGAAGTCCATCGACGAGGTGAAGATCAAGCTGCATCAGCTGGGTCTGGCCCTCAAGGACTCCCCGGCCACCTTCGATCCGTCCGAGGTCGCCGGCTACGACGTCGCCACCGGCACCTGGACCAGCGACGCCGGCTACGACCTGGACGACAACCAGGACTACGCCGAGACCGAGCAGCTGTAA
- the rpsK gene encoding 30S ribosomal protein S11 translates to MPPQKSAAKRGKTTTRRKEKKNVPHGAAHIKSTFNNTIVSITDPQGNVIAWASSGHVGFKGSRKSTPFAAQLAAENAARKAQEHGVKKVDVFVKGPGSGRETAIRSLQAAGLEVGQISDVTPQPHNGCRPPKRRRV, encoded by the coding sequence ATGCCTCCGCAGAAATCCGCCGCCAAGCGCGGCAAGACCACCACTCGGCGCAAGGAAAAGAAGAACGTTCCGCACGGCGCCGCGCACATCAAGAGCACCTTCAACAACACCATCGTTTCGATCACCGACCCCCAGGGCAACGTGATCGCGTGGGCGTCCTCGGGTCACGTGGGCTTCAAGGGTTCGCGCAAGTCGACCCCGTTCGCCGCCCAGCTGGCCGCCGAGAACGCCGCCCGCAAGGCGCAGGAGCACGGCGTCAAGAAGGTCGACGTGTTCGTCAAGGGCCCGGGTTCGGGCCGCGAAACCGCCATCCGCTCGCTGCAGGCCGCCGGCCTGGAGGTCGGGCAGATCTCCGACGTCACGCCGCAGCCGCACAACGGTTGCCGTCCGCCCAAGCGGCGCCGGGTCTAG
- a CDS encoding cutinase family protein, whose protein sequence is MSVRRWLAPACAAVLALALLSPLTPAAAAADCPDTELVFARGRNEAPGAGQIGNTLHQLLSAKTGKNIRLYAVNYPANTEVDIGANDMSRRIQSVIASCPGTRIVVGGYSLGAAVSDVVLAVPMPFITFRSPLPDSASNSIAAVALFGNGFQWVGPITSFNPVYRARTIELCHGDDPICNPTDPRNWQARWPDHLAPAYIKAGLVNQAADFVAARL, encoded by the coding sequence GTGAGCGTCCGCCGCTGGCTCGCGCCGGCCTGCGCGGCCGTGCTCGCCTTGGCGTTGCTGTCCCCGCTGACGCCCGCGGCCGCCGCCGCGGACTGCCCGGACACCGAACTGGTCTTCGCCCGCGGCCGCAATGAGGCGCCCGGCGCCGGCCAGATCGGCAACACCCTGCACCAACTGCTGTCGGCCAAGACCGGCAAGAACATTCGGCTGTACGCGGTGAACTATCCGGCGAACACCGAGGTCGACATCGGCGCCAATGACATGAGCCGGCGCATCCAGAGTGTGATCGCCAGCTGCCCGGGCACCCGGATCGTGGTGGGCGGCTATTCGCTGGGCGCCGCGGTCAGCGATGTGGTGCTGGCGGTGCCGATGCCGTTCATCACCTTCCGCAGTCCACTGCCGGATTCGGCGTCCAACAGCATCGCCGCGGTCGCCCTGTTCGGCAACGGTTTTCAGTGGGTGGGGCCGATCACCAGTTTCAACCCGGTGTATCGGGCGCGGACCATCGAGCTGTGCCACGGCGACGACCCGATCTGCAATCCGACCGATCCGCGGAACTGGCAGGCCCGCTGGCCGGACCACCTGGCGCCGGCGTATATCAAGGCGGGCCTGGTGAATCAGGCCGCCGACTTTGTGGCCGCACGGCTCTAG
- a CDS encoding cutinase family protein, translated as MATDKTSVLRNRSARLLSAVSAVALGFGLLTAAPAAMTAVASAADCPDIEVVFARGTSEGPGVGRIGNAFINDLRGMVGGRSVGEYAVNYPADYDFLQAAGGANDASAHIQWMMANCPATRLVLGGYSQGAAVVDAVAALPFPGLGFDMPLPANAVDHVAAIAVFGNPTAKTGMPLTMSPTWGSRTIDLCNPGDIVCDSWAWSEDVGPHRAYDGGPAYAAAQFVAARV; from the coding sequence GTGGCGACCGACAAAACTTCCGTGCTCCGTAATCGCAGTGCCCGACTCCTGTCGGCGGTTTCCGCCGTCGCGCTGGGCTTCGGCCTGCTGACCGCAGCCCCGGCGGCGATGACCGCCGTGGCCTCGGCGGCCGACTGTCCCGACATCGAAGTGGTGTTCGCCCGCGGCACCAGCGAAGGCCCCGGCGTCGGCCGGATCGGCAATGCGTTCATCAACGACCTGCGCGGCATGGTCGGCGGACGCTCGGTGGGCGAGTACGCGGTGAACTACCCGGCCGATTACGACTTCCTGCAGGCCGCCGGCGGCGCCAACGACGCCAGCGCGCACATTCAGTGGATGATGGCCAACTGCCCGGCCACTCGCCTGGTGCTGGGCGGCTACTCCCAGGGCGCGGCGGTGGTCGACGCCGTCGCCGCGCTGCCCTTCCCCGGCCTGGGCTTCGACATGCCGCTGCCCGCCAACGCCGTCGACCACGTCGCGGCCATCGCGGTGTTCGGCAACCCGACCGCGAAGACCGGGATGCCGCTGACCATGAGCCCCACCTGGGGGTCGCGGACCATCGACCTGTGCAACCCGGGCGACATCGTCTGCGACAGCTGGGCCTGGAGCGAGGACGTCGGACCGCACCGCGCCTACGACGGTGGCCCGGCGTACGCCGCCGCCCAGTTCGTCGCGGCCCGCGTCTAG